From Prevotella sp. oral taxon 299 str. F0039:
TCTTTCCACGCCCATGATTGGCCTCGTGTCGTGCAAGAACACCCAGACTAAGCGTGTGTGTTGCGCGACTCCATTTTAGTGTTCGGCGTGCTTCCACGTTGGCCGAGAGGGCCAAGGGCTTGCCGTCTATCTCCAAAAGGGCTGTGTAATAAGGTGGCGCAACATCGGTTTCGTGCAGTCCGTTGGTGTAAGCGTCGGTGATAAGGTTCAGTCTGTTATTGGCAATAAACTCTTCGTGCATGTCGTATTGGTGCGACAGGGAGAGCGAAAAGTTATAGTCGATGCCGTCGATAAGTGCGTTTTGCTGGGGCGAAAGCGCACCACGCAGGGCCAAACGCAGGTTCTGCTGGTCGGTTCGGGTGCGATTAAGCGTTGCATCGGGGTCGCTTTTCAGTCCGTCAACGTTTTTAGAGAAATCGGCCGAGAGGGTGTTTTCCCATGCCAATGCCCTACTAATGGTGTGTGTCCACGTGGCGTTGAGGGCGATGTTGGCGTTTGTTTTCAGCTTGTCGCGCCTGTCGCGGGTGCTGTGCAGATAGTCAATGTTGAGGTTGAGCATACCCCAACGCTCGCCAAGGGCGAAACCTTTACCCAGCGAAGCATTGAAAATATCGTATTGCACCTTAACGCTACCGTAGAAAGGCGTAAGTCCGGCGCGGCGATTGATGATAACGGCGCCGTTACTTAGGTCGCCATACTTGGCTGGAGCAACGCCCGATATAACCTCAACGCTCTCTATCGACGAGGCGGGAATAAGGCGCAAGTCGTTTCCGCTGCCCACATTCTCGTTGTTATCGGTGTTAAAACGGCGGTCGAACATCTTTATGCCGCCCCACTTTCCGTAGCTGTCGAGCTGCATATTGGTGTTGTTCGAGAGAGGCGTACCGTCTACCACGTAGGCAATGCCAAAGGCGGCGTTGCGCACATAGTCGTTAAGCTTGTTGCGCGAATAGGCATCGAGTGGGTTTTGCAAGTCGCCTTGCAGAGCCGAACGCAAGGTTAAGAAACTGGCATTGTGCATGTCGGTGTTGAGAATGGCCTTGCCTGGCAGTGCCTGAACGATGTCTGCCAAGCTGTAAGCCTGTATGTTGTCGATGGTGTTTCGCTGAATGAGCATCGACGAGTTGCTGTGTCTGGGTGCGCGCGTGGCGTTTACCTGCACGTCTTTCAGGTAAAGGTTGTTGTCGTCTAGTGCGATGTTTATCTTCTTTTCTTTCGCCACAGCATCGTGCGTAATGGTTAACTGGCGTGTTGCTTTGCCCAGATACGACACTGTTAGGCGCGTGCCTTTGGTGGTAAAGAGTGCCGTTTTTAGGCGTAATCGGCCTTGTGCGTCGGCAGTATAGGTAAGGCCGGCACTCTCTACGATAACAGTGGCGTAGGGTAAGGCCTGCCCATTGCGGTCGATAATGGTCAATGAGATGTTCTCGTCTGTGGATTGGGCGTGTGCAAACTGGTTACAAACGCACGCCAAAGTGATGAACAAAACCATAACACGTATTCCTCCCCATAGAATTCGTGTGGGAAACTTCATATCTTTTTTGTCTTTTTCTTGTCCTGTTAAGTGCAAAGTGTACTATGTAATTTGTAAAGTTAGGTGTTTATAACGAATTGGGCAATACCTATATATAGGTATTTATGGGAAGGAAAGTGGAGGAAGGCCCCCCCAACCGGCCTCACCCCCAGCCCCTCTCCAAGGGGAGAGGGGAGTGATTAGCCTTGTTTTCTCTAAAGCGTTACAGCAAAAAATGCTGGAACATGGCCGTTAAACTATGGCGCAATGTACCATCAAAGGATGGAGTATTCCAAGAAAAGGGTAGAATACGAATAGGCGAAGAGTAAAATACAAATAAGTAAATAGTTAATGATTAACAAATAAATAGTAAACGATTAACAAGTAAAAGCAATGCTATTGCGAACCAAGACAAACGAAGATGTATTCCGTAAAGAATTCTGGAAGATTTTTATAAAATATAAAAGAAAATAGATGAAGAACTTATCTTGAACGAAAGAGAATGAAAAGGGTACAGAAAGTAGCTGAAAACAAATCGGCTAAGGACGTGAAAGAATAGAAAAAAGATAGCACATATCCACCAAGAGACATCGAGAGACGAGCAAAAAGAAACACAGGTATGAAACTAACCATACCTGTGTTGGTGAAAAACAGAGCTGAAATAATCTCATTTCCCTAGTTATACTACCTATACAAAAGCTCTGTTTTCAATACTTAAAATCTACTACACCTTTTACATAATAACTACCTTTTAAGACTTTCTTTTTGACTTTTATTTTAACATAACATAAGAAAAGAAATGTAGTAGACTATTTTTATACCCCTTTAGGGTTGTGTTCTAAAGTTATTTGGCTTCTTCCAAGCTCCTTTTTCATCGTTGGTATCGTCTACATCCCACCACAATCGCTTGCCTTGACTATTCATATTCTGAAGCTCTTGATGGCTTGTGAAATATTGATTACCTGCTTCTGAGTTTGGATAGGAAATGCGTTTGATCATCTTTCCGCTAGGAACATCGCCACCACTACTATTAGTTAGCTGATTAAGTATGCGTGGATAGTCTGTTCTTCTCAATTCTGCCCAGCCTTCATTTCCATTTGGAAAGATTGCCATCCATTTCTGTGTGATAATCGCTTCGAGCACTTTTTCTTTATCACCGCTATTAAATGTGCCATCGTTTAGTACCTTTAAACCTGCCATGTAGCTGTCTGCAGCCCCTGAAAGATTGGTATTTTGAGGAATCATATAATAGTCTAACGAAGCCTTTACACCTGCTTTAAAATAGTCTTCAACACTCATTGTAAGTCCACTTGCAGTCCAACCACGCAATACAGCCTCTGCTTTTAAGAACAAACTTTCGGCATATCCCAACCAAACAGTGGGCTGAGCATAGTTAAACCAATAGTTAGGATTAAGCTGATGCGATGCTGGTTTGGGTTGAGATCGTGTGATACTATACATCAATGTGCCCATAGAAATGTCGGGAACTTGCGCTCCTCGCTTGCAACCTTTGAAGTCTTCACGAAGACTTTCCTCACCTGCTGCGATCGTATTGCTTGTCATTCCACCTCGATACCAGCACACTAAGCAACGAGGGTCAATCACTTTCTCTTCGAATTTATTTCTACCTTTCTTTATTTTGTAGGTTCCTCCGCCTGTAGAAAGATTGCGATAGAACTGTTCAAGATCGTAAGACATCACGCTTTCTCCACCATAAGCAACACTACACATAGCCAAAACGTTTTCGTTTCCACCATCTTCTAGACCGCCAAGTGCCACTGATGCGTGTTTAGGAACAGTTTGCATGTTGTCGGCATTGCTTGACATTAAACCATATTTGTTGTTCAATGCAGCCTCAGCTTCAGTCTTTGCACGAGCAGGATCAATGTTAGAAATGCGCAAAGCCATACGCAAACGCAATGTATTTGCGAATCGTAACCACTTGTTTACATCGCCAAAGTAGCATATATCTTGTTTATCTACATTGTATTGGGTTTTGTCTTCGGGTGCAATACTATCCACAGCTTGCTCTAACATGCGGAACATTGCATCATAAACCTCTTGTTGCGTGTCGTAAGCAACATTGTTGGTTTCGGGTATTCTCGCACGAACATACTCTCTAAAAGGCAT
This genomic window contains:
- a CDS encoding TonB-dependent receptor — encoded protein: MKFPTRILWGGIRVMVLFITLACVCNQFAHAQSTDENISLTIIDRNGQALPYATVIVESAGLTYTADAQGRLRLKTALFTTKGTRLTVSYLGKATRQLTITHDAVAKEKKINIALDDNNLYLKDVQVNATRAPRHSNSSMLIQRNTIDNIQAYSLADIVQALPGKAILNTDMHNASFLTLRSALQGDLQNPLDAYSRNKLNDYVRNAAFGIAYVVDGTPLSNNTNMQLDSYGKWGGIKMFDRRFNTDNNENVGSGNDLRLIPASSIESVEVISGVAPAKYGDLSNGAVIINRRAGLTPFYGSVKVQYDIFNASLGKGFALGERWGMLNLNIDYLHSTRDRRDKLKTNANIALNATWTHTISRALAWENTLSADFSKNVDGLKSDPDATLNRTRTDQQNLRLALRGALSPQQNALIDGIDYNFSLSLSHQYDMHEEFIANNRLNLITDAYTNGLHETDVAPPYYTALLEIDGKPLALSANVEARRTLKWSRATHTLSLGVLARHEANHGRGKIFNAETPFYDGGQGGRGDRSYQYRNRIKLNQYGMYLQDKLVLPTAYGTLSTTAGLRLEYQNQRFAASPRINMMWALDNGLSFNAAYGISYKIPATAFLYPENVYFDRLVYSNYSNNANERLFMYKTKVVNPTNPNLLSPYTHSFEVGTAYANANFNTSLTGYLKIDLRGISSEAVLDTMWVQHYETVSQPPNERPIYAPKGDPQLIIDYYFTPRNLLYSRNAGVEWIGNLRDIKPLGLGVNFSVVYNYSLYHQQGERVGTSIDLDKEAVSGIYAPTKNSSHELISTLSLTKQIPTLGLIFNLRLQNFWFRHFNRHGFDIYPIGYIDQNFRRVYLDEQQRKDIRWTYLRLKDNEPVNISQPIIVPNCHLRVSKEIGKQLRLSCYINNVFNYRPWVERQGERIYFNQPPTVSMDVSYKF
- a CDS encoding SusD/RagB family nutrient-binding outer membrane lipoprotein produces the protein MKACQFIRKTIYLTAVSALVGCYDLNDLSKNPYELPDNSSQSKEINVEKDNSKYADINIDFAVSANDSVNLKSKLADAPAIFRNFLYEGYYNDYQITTNLSHDIYAGFVANNQPKHAGKTSDYNYGDGWSGARWRHFYEHRSSEYRDLLRAFKFNDHPEHYKNMFYITRIYYAFLALANTDTYGSMPFREYVRARIPETNNVAYDTQQEVYDAMFRMLEQAVDSIAPEDKTQYNVDKQDICYFGDVNKWLRFANTLRLRMALRISNIDPARAKTEAEAALNNKYGLMSSNADNMQTVPKHASVALGGLEDGGNENVLAMCSVAYGGESVMSYDLEQFYRNLSTGGGTYKIKKGRNKFEEKVIDPRCLVCWYRGGMTSNTIAAGEESLREDFKGCKRGAQVPDISMGTLMYSITRSQPKPASHQLNPNYWFNYAQPTVWLGYAESLFLKAEAVLRGWTASGLTMSVEDYFKAGVKASLDYYMIPQNTNLSGAADSYMAGLKVLNDGTFNSGDKEKVLEAIITQKWMAIFPNGNEGWAELRRTDYPRILNQLTNSSGGDVPSGKMIKRISYPNSEAGNQYFTSHQELQNMNSQGKRLWWDVDDTNDEKGAWKKPNNFRTQP